The Medicago truncatula cultivar Jemalong A17 chromosome 4, MtrunA17r5.0-ANR, whole genome shotgun sequence genome includes a region encoding these proteins:
- the LOC25494184 gene encoding transcription factor MYB1: protein MGRSPCCAKEGLNRGAWTAHEDKILSDYIKLHGEGKWRNLPKRAGLRRCGKSCRLRWLNYLRPDIKRGNISSDEEDLIIRLHKLLGNRWSLIAGRLPGRTDNEIKNYWNTNLGKKVKDLQQQNTNNSTPKNAKIAHKQNNPKPMVPNSHVVRTKATKCSKVLFMNSLPNSSTMQNLQNKVETETKTKPSMHVDSRDSDSMSNNQMENGNEFLSFSDAKKGLSTDLLVDFNMGDHDISLSELLNSDFSTACNFDYNELLSPCSDQTPMFSDEILKNWTECSFVDEKNVTNNLHYFTSFLESSEDVLGE, encoded by the exons ATGGGGAGAAGTCCTTGTTGTGCAAAGGAGGGATTGAACAGAGGTGCTTGGACAGCTCATGAAGACAAAATTCTCTCAGACTACATTAAGCTCCATGGTGAAGGAAAATGGAGAAACCTTCCCAAAAGAGCAG GTTTAAGAAGATGTGGAAAAAGTTGTAGACTTAGATGGTTGAATTATCTAAGACCAGATATTAAGAGAGGCAACATATCCTCAGATGAAGAAGATCTTATCATCCGACTTCACAAACTACTTGGAAATAG ATGGTCTCTAATAGCTGGAAGACTACCAGGGCGAACAGACAATGAAATCAAGAATTATTGGAACACGAATTTAGGAAAAAAGGTTAAAGATctccaacaacaaaacaccaacaactcTACTCCAAAAAATGCAAAGATCGCACATAAACAGAACAATCCTAAACCAATGGTGCCAAACTCACATGTTGTTCGTACAAAAGCTACCAAGTGCTCTAAGGTATTATTCATGAATTCACTCCCTAACTCATCAACAATGCAGAATTTGCAGAACAAAGTTGAGACAGAGACAAAAACAAAGCCATCAATGCATGTTGATAGCAGGGATAGTGATTCAATGAGTAACAACCAAATGGAGAATGGTAATgaatttttgtcattttcagATGCGAAAAAAGGACTATCCACAGATTTGCTAGTTGATTTTAACATGGGAGATCATGATATTAGCTTATCCGAACTTTTGAACTCGGATTTTTCAACTGCATGCAATTTTGATTACAATGAGTTATTGTCACCTTGTTCTGACCAGACTCCTATGTTTTCGGATGAGATTCTCAAGAACTGGACAGAATGTAGTTTTGTTGATGAGAAAAATGTGACTAACAACCTTCATTATTTTACTTCTTTTCTCGAATCCAGTGAGGATGTACTTGGAGAATGA
- the LOC25494183 gene encoding mediator of RNA polymerase II transcription subunit 20a — protein MPVRWILHWQPSQGAVVNSHILNEISQCVENLNGVKDGRTKATLTFYRPNLRDQSLSSEFPRDFLGISLMEQPNKYYFIIRGHKLAVEADSSILTIMEKLQSYKSKVTLNFEGTQYKLGDFQVRMIKVVPNQAENLRGILMEIEYLPNSSVEKVKPIMEEFIEIWRDVLSKKSLPGQFMRTEPIFVEYGLSDHYTWQHTAVQYAAALAQLIASVQVRN, from the exons ATGCCCGTCAGATG gATTCTTCACTGGCAACCAAGCCAAGGAGCAGTAGTAAACAGTCACATACTTAACGAAATCTCACAGTGCGTTGAGAATTTGAACGGCGTCAAAGATGGAAGAACCAAAGCTACTCTCACTTTCTATAGACCCAATTTACGTGACCAATCATTGAGTTCTGAATTCCCTCGCGACTTTCTCGGGATTTCATTGATGGAACAACCCAACAAATATTACTTCATTATTCGTGGTCATAAGCTTGCTGTTGAAGCTGATTCTTCCATTTTGACTATCATGGAGAAACTTCAGTCCTATAAATCTAAAGTTACCCTTAATTTTGAG GGTACACAGTATAAACTGGGTGACTTTCAGGTGAGAATGATTAAGGTTGTTCCAAATCAAGCTGAAAATTTGAGGGGCATTTTAATGGAG ATTGAGTATCTTCCTAATTCTTCAGTTGAAAAAGTCAAGCCAATTATGGAAGAGTTCATTGAAATATGGCGAGACGTGCTGTCCAAAAAATCATTACCTGGCCAGTTCATGCGAACGGAACCAATTTTTGTAGAATACGGGCTCTCTGACCATTACACTTGGCAACACACAGCTGTTCAATATGCTGCTGCATTGGCCCAACTAATTGCATCAGTGCAAGTAAGGAATTAG